Proteins encoded in a region of the Rutidosis leptorrhynchoides isolate AG116_Rl617_1_P2 chromosome 9, CSIRO_AGI_Rlap_v1, whole genome shotgun sequence genome:
- the LOC139867422 gene encoding glyceraldehyde-3-phosphate dehydrogenase B, chloroplastic gives MASNAALASTRIPTITRLPSKTSISTSYPSQCSTKRIEVAEFSGLRSGSGVTYAKYVKDSSFFDAVSAQFATKAAGSAAVKVETVAKLKVAINGFGRIGRNFLRCWHGRIDSPLEVVVVNDSGGVKNASHLLKYDSMLGTFKADVKIVDNETISVDGKLIKVVSSRDPLKLPWAELGIDIVIEGTGVFVDGPGAGKHIQAGAKKVIITAPAKGADIPTYVVGVNEKDYGHDVANIVSNASCTTNCLAPFAKVMDEEFGIVKGTMTTTHSYTGDQRLLDASHRDLRRARAAALNIVPTSTGAAKAVSLVLPQLKGKLNGIALRVPTPNVSVVDLVVNVAKKGLTAEDVNAAFRKAADGPLNGILAVCDEPLVSVDFRCSDVSTTIDASLTMVMGDDMVKVVAWYDNEWGYSQRVVDLAHLVASKWPGVAVAGSGDPLEEFCETNPAEDECKVFEA, from the exons ATGGCTTCCAATGCAGCTTTAGCTTCAACTAGAATCCCTACCATAACCAGGCTTCCTTCCAAAACTTCCATATCAACATCTTATCCTTCTCAATGCTCCACCAAG AGGATTGAAGTAGCCGAATTCTCTGGGCTACGATCAGGCAGTGGTGTTACATACGCTAAGTATGTTAAGGACTCGTCTTTTTTCGACGCTGTGTCTGCGCAATTTGCCACTAAG GCTGCAGGATCAGCTGCAGTTAAGGTAGAGACAGTTGCAAAATTGAAGGTAGCAATCAATGGGTTTGGACGTATCGGCCGCAACTTTCTCAGGTGTTGGCATGGGCGAATCGACTCCCCACTCGAAGTCGTGGTGGTTAACGACAGTGGTGGTGTTAAGAAC GCTTCTCACTTGCTCAAGTATGACTCCATGTTGGGTACGTTCAAAGCCGATGTTAAGATTGTTGATAATGAGACAATTAGTGTCGATGGAAAGCTGATCAAGGTTGTTTCTAGCCGAGACCCTCTCAAGCTTCCATGGGCTGAACTTGGCATTGACATTGTTATCGAG GGAACCGGGGTTTTCGTGGATGGACCAGGTGCGGGCAAGCACATCCAGGCCGGTGCTAAGAAAGTCATCATCACAGCGCCCGCCAAAGGGGCTGATATTCCAACATATGTCGTTGGTGTTAATGAGAAGGACTATGGTCATGATGTTGCCAACATCGTcag caACGCTTCTTGCACCACTAACTGCTTGGCTCCTTTCGCCAAGGTCATGGATGAAGAATTCG GTATTGTAAAGGGAACGATGACTACAACTCACTCCTACACTGGTGACCAG AGGCTATTGGACGCTTCACACAGGGACTTAAGGAGGGCTAGAGCTGCAGCATTGAACATAGTCCCAACCAGCACCGGTGCAGCCAAGGCTGTGTCGTTGGTCCTGCCTCAACTTAAGGGCAAGCTCAACGGCATAGCACTTCGTGTCCCCACACCTAATGTGTCTGTTGTTGATCTTGTTGTCAACGTAGCTAAAAAGGGACTCACAGCTGAGGACGTAAATGCTGCTTTTCGTAAAGCAGCTGACGGGCCATTGAACGGGATCTTGGCTGTTTGTGACGAGCCACTTGTGTCAGTTGACTTTAGGTGCTCTGATGTTTCAACAACTATTGACGCATCGTTGACCATGGTCATGGGTGACGATATGGTTAAAGTTGTTGCTTGGTACGACAATGAATGGGGATACAG TCAACGTGTGGTCGATTTGGCACATTTAGTTGCAAGCAAATGGCCAGGCGTTGCGGTTGCAGGAAGCGGGGATCCTTTGGAGGAGTTTTGCGAGACCAACCCTGCTGAAGATGAGTGCAAAGTCTTCGAAGCTTGA